A single window of Xiphophorus hellerii strain 12219 chromosome 12, Xiphophorus_hellerii-4.1, whole genome shotgun sequence DNA harbors:
- the tor2a gene encoding prosalusin isoform X1, protein MLAVLPALLLLLLLSSRSACGVFQKLYCSFSDSCDCDFKPNIRDLEWDLYKNVFGQHLAQDLVAEEVSRFLLNKSPDRPLVLSFHGSSGTGKTLVSTMLGNHLYGSAMSSPFVHQFVPALHFPSAERVAQYQNLLVLKLCCSGWQAELKNWVKGNLTACSRSVFIFDEMEKMPVGLIDVLEPFLGPSHVVFRTNYRKAIYVFISTAGQEAIHQLVLENRRAGRDRDEIKPSDLQEVVQQSVYSNKTSGLYLSSIVQQNLITRFVPFLPLTRTHVERCVRAQLCQRGSCNRDDVVEAVGGDMTYDPAEGHYFSTTGCKAVAAKISFFL, encoded by the exons ATGCTGGCCGTCCTGccggcgctgctgctgctgctgctgctcagctcCAGGTCGGCCTGCGGCGTCTTCCAGAAGCTTTACTGCAGCTTCTCAGACAGCTGCGACTGCGACTTCAAGCCCAACATCAGAG ACTTGGAGTGGGACCTGTACAAGAATGTCTTCGGTCAGCACCTGGCCCAGGACCTGGTCGCAGAAGAGGTTTCCAGGTTCCTCCTCAATAAGAGCCCGGATCGGCCCCTGGTTCTGTCCTTCCACGGCTCCTCTGGGACCGGGAAGACGCTGGTCAGCACCATGCTGGGGAACCACCTGTACGGCTCGGCCATGAGCAGCCCCTTCGTCCACCAGTTCGTCCCCGCGCTCCACTTCCCTTCAGCCGAGCGCGTCGCTCAGTACCAG AATCTGCTGGTTTTGAAGCTGTGTTGCTCTGGTTGGCAGGCGGAGCTGAAGAACTGGGTGAAGGGAAACCTGACGGCCTGCTCGCGCTCCGTCTTCATTTTTGATGAGATGGAGAAGATGCCTGTAGGCCTGATCGACGTCCTGGAGCCGTTCCTGGGTCCGTCCCACGTTGTGTTTCGCACCAACTACAGGAAGGCCATCTACGTCTTCATAAG cACCGCGGGACAGGAGGCGATACaccagctggttctggagaACCGGCGGGCTGGACGGGACAGAGACGAGATCAAACCGTCCGACCTGCAGGAAGTCGTCCAGCAATCGGTTTACAGCAACAAAACCA gTGGGCTCTACCTGTCCAGCATCGTCCAGCAGAATCTCATCACTCGCTTCGTCCCCTTCCTGCCGCTGACCCGGACCCACGTGGAGCGCTGCGTCCGCGCCCAGCTCTGCCAGCGCGGCAGCTGTAACCGTGACGACGTGGTGGAGGCGGTGGGAGGAGACATGACCTATGACCCCGCAGAGGGACACTACTTCTCCACCACGGGATGCAAGGCGGTCGCTGCGAAGATCAGCTTCTTCCTGTGA
- the ptrh1 gene encoding peptidyl-tRNA hydrolase: protein MKNRSFLTKVCPFLSHFFKKLLNFVTMRRFLTRVINRVLLGEQFKATMIGAEAEIHTEGRRKLVVGLGNPGMEGTRHSVGMAVLGALAARLGVADRWHGDRHVSGEVILTEVQQARVVLLRPRLLMNVSGVSVARAAGKYGVKPEDILLVHDELDKPLGKIAIKHGGSARGHNGVRSCVDCLQTDVMPRLRVGIGRPSGKTSVERHVLSRFTAEEQKVLEAVLVQSVDLLISQLSQQDAQSASSPAGGRRAAQHRKQKEDSTVVI from the exons ATGAAAAACCGTTCGTTTTTAACTAAAGTCTGTCCGTTTTTATCGCACttctttaagaagctgctgAACTTTGTCACGATGAGAAGATTTTTAACGAGAGTCATAAACCGAGTTTTGCTGGGAGAGCAGTTTAAAGCAACGATGATAGGAGCTGAAGCGGAGATTCACACAGAGGGTCGGAGAAAGTTG gtgGTGGGGCTCGGGAACCCGGGGATGGAGGGTACCAGACACAGTGTTGGGATGGCGGTGCTGGGAGCGCTGGCTGCCAGGCTCGGTGTGGCCGATCGTTGGCACGGCGACCGTCATGTATCCGGTGAGGTCATCCTGACGGAGGTCCAGCAGGCCCGCGTGGTTCTGCTCCGTCCCCGGCTGCTGATGAACGTCAGCGGGGTGTCGGTGGCCAGAGCGG CTGGAAAATATGGAGTCAAGCCTGAGGACATCCTGCTGGTCCACGATGAGCTGGACAAACCTTTGGGGAAAATTGCCATCAAACATGGAGGAAGCGCCAG GGGTCACAACGGAGTTCGATCGTGTGTCGACTGTCTCCAGACCGAT GTGATGCCCAGACTCCGGGTCGGGATCGGCCGGCCGTCCGGGAAAACCTCAGTGGAGCGCCACGTTCTGAGTCGGTTCACGGCGGAGGAGCAGAAGGTTCTGGAAGCGGTTCTGGTCCAGAGCGTTGATCTGCTCATCTCCCAGCTGTCCCAGCAGGACGCGCAGTCTGCCTCctcaccagcagggggcagacGAGCAGCGCAGCACAGGAAGCAGAAGGAGGACTCTACAGTTGTTATCTGA
- the tor2a gene encoding prosalusin isoform X2 produces MLAVLPALLLLLLLSSRSACGVFQKLYCSFSDSCDCDFKPNIRDLEWDLYKNVFGQHLAQDLVAEEVSRFLLNKSPDRPLVLSFHGSSGTGKTLVSTMLGNHLYGSAMSSPFVHQFVPALHFPSAERVAQYQAELKNWVKGNLTACSRSVFIFDEMEKMPVGLIDVLEPFLGPSHVVFRTNYRKAIYVFISTAGQEAIHQLVLENRRAGRDRDEIKPSDLQEVVQQSVYSNKTSGLYLSSIVQQNLITRFVPFLPLTRTHVERCVRAQLCQRGSCNRDDVVEAVGGDMTYDPAEGHYFSTTGCKAVAAKISFFL; encoded by the exons ATGCTGGCCGTCCTGccggcgctgctgctgctgctgctgctcagctcCAGGTCGGCCTGCGGCGTCTTCCAGAAGCTTTACTGCAGCTTCTCAGACAGCTGCGACTGCGACTTCAAGCCCAACATCAGAG ACTTGGAGTGGGACCTGTACAAGAATGTCTTCGGTCAGCACCTGGCCCAGGACCTGGTCGCAGAAGAGGTTTCCAGGTTCCTCCTCAATAAGAGCCCGGATCGGCCCCTGGTTCTGTCCTTCCACGGCTCCTCTGGGACCGGGAAGACGCTGGTCAGCACCATGCTGGGGAACCACCTGTACGGCTCGGCCATGAGCAGCCCCTTCGTCCACCAGTTCGTCCCCGCGCTCCACTTCCCTTCAGCCGAGCGCGTCGCTCAGTACCAG GCGGAGCTGAAGAACTGGGTGAAGGGAAACCTGACGGCCTGCTCGCGCTCCGTCTTCATTTTTGATGAGATGGAGAAGATGCCTGTAGGCCTGATCGACGTCCTGGAGCCGTTCCTGGGTCCGTCCCACGTTGTGTTTCGCACCAACTACAGGAAGGCCATCTACGTCTTCATAAG cACCGCGGGACAGGAGGCGATACaccagctggttctggagaACCGGCGGGCTGGACGGGACAGAGACGAGATCAAACCGTCCGACCTGCAGGAAGTCGTCCAGCAATCGGTTTACAGCAACAAAACCA gTGGGCTCTACCTGTCCAGCATCGTCCAGCAGAATCTCATCACTCGCTTCGTCCCCTTCCTGCCGCTGACCCGGACCCACGTGGAGCGCTGCGTCCGCGCCCAGCTCTGCCAGCGCGGCAGCTGTAACCGTGACGACGTGGTGGAGGCGGTGGGAGGAGACATGACCTATGACCCCGCAGAGGGACACTACTTCTCCACCACGGGATGCAAGGCGGTCGCTGCGAAGATCAGCTTCTTCCTGTGA
- the LOC116730089 gene encoding UDP-glucuronosyltransferase 2A2-like, with protein MYLLTLLTLAVLPFVVNGGKVLVFPWDGSHWINMNIIVEELHARGHEVTVLRPSDAWYIKPDSPHYKSITINTAGFEKENVQLYVTRTLNMRRQGASFWTRISLEYDVMIMFYELHKQGLQMVEDVFENNQLMQSLRDAKYDLVLTDPGIGGGVLLGHRLGLPLVFNVRWTIQGEGHYAIAPSPLSYIPIPGSELPDRMTFIQRVQNVFYYFLTRLQIWYIADPNYKPFVHRHFGKDVHYMELFQSADIWLMRNDFTFEFPRPTMPNVIYMSGFQCKPSKPLPKQLEEFVQSSGEHGVIVMTLGTLVENLPEDIAEDIAAAFAELPQKVIWRHKGKKPSTLGNNTLILDWLPQNDLLGHPKTKVFVAHGGTNGLQEAIYHGVPLVGLPLMFDQPDNFFKMASRGVAKVLDYGTVNKDVFLKALKEVLYEPSYREKMKELSSLHRDQPMKPLDRAMFWIEFVMRHKGAAHLRTESYKMSMIQYHSVDVLAFLLTIILLLLTVFISVVKFLWKRVFYSSKAKKE; from the coding sequence ATGTACCTACTGACCCTGCTGACCTTGGCAGTGTTGCCATTCGTGGTAAATGGAGGGAAAGTTTTGGTCTTCCCTTGGGATGGAAGTCACTGGATCAACATGAACATCATCGTAGAAGAGCTTCACGCCAGAGGCCATGAGGTCACCGTTTTGCGACCATCAGATGCCTGGTACATCAAGCCAGACTCTCCTCACTATAAATCCATTACCATTAACACTGCAGGTTTTGAGAAAGAAAACGTTCAGCTATATGTAACAAGAACTCTAAACATGAGGCGCCAAGGTGCTTCCTTCTGGACTCGGATATCTCTAGAGTATGATGTCATGATAATGTTTTACGAGCTGCATAAGCAAGGACTTCAGATGGTTgaagatgtttttgaaaataaccaaCTTATGCAGAGTCTCCGTGATGCCAAATATGACCTGGTTCTAACTGACCCTGGAATTGGTGGAGGTGTTCTTCTGGGTCACCGTTTGGGTCTCCCTCTTGTTTTTAACGTCAGATGGACAATTCAGGGTGAAGGGCATTACGCAATTGCACCTTCCCCACTGTCTTATATCCCGATACCTGGGTCAGAACTACCTGATAGAATGACATTCATCCAAAGGGTCCAAAATGTATTCTATTATTTCTTAACACGCCTCCAAATTTGGTACATCGCAGATCCAAACTACAAACCCTTTGTCCATCGTCACTTTGGCAAAGATGTACATTACATGGAGCTGTTTCAATCAGCCGACATCTGGCTGATGAGAAACGACTTCACCTTTGAGTTTCCACGACCAACAATGCCAAACGTCATCTACATGTCAGGATTCCAGTGCAAACCCTCCAAACCTCTCCCCAAACAACTGGAGGAGTTTGTACAGAGTTCTGGAGAACATGGTGTCATTGTGATGACATTGGGGACATTGGTAGAAAATCTCCCTGAGGACATAGCTGAGGACATTGCTGCTGCTTTTGCTGAGCTTCCCCAGAAGGTGATCTGGAGGCACAAAGGAAAGAAACCATCCACCCTTGGCAACAATACCCTAATCTTGGACTGGTTACCCCAAAATGACCTCCTTGGCCATCCCAAAACCAAAGTGTTTGTGGCTCATGGAGGCACCAATGGATTGCAAGAGGCCATCTATCATGGCGTTCCCTTGGTTGGCTTGCCCCTCATGTTTGATCAGCCAGACAACTTCTTCAAGATGGCATCAAGAGGGGTGGCCAAAGTCCTGGACTATGGAACTGTAaataaagatgtcttcttgAAGGCTCTGAAGGAGGTTCTCTATGAGCCTTCATACAGAGAGAAGATGAAGGAGTTGTCCAGCCTCCACAGGGATCAGCCCATGAAACCTCTGGATCGAGCCATGTTCTGGATCGAGTTTGTCATGAGGCATAAAGGAGCGGCCCATCTGAGGACTGAGTCCTACAAGATGTCCATGATCCAGTACCACTCTGTTGATGTTTTGGCATTTCTGTTGACAATTATTCTGCTGCtcttaactgtttttatttctgtagtcAAATTTCTCTGGAAGAGAGTGTTTTATAGcagtaaagctaaaaaagaataa